The Deltaproteobacteria bacterium region CTCGCTGGTGCCCCTGAAGGACGCCCGGCGGCTGCCCCCCGAGGACGTGAGCCGGATGGCCTTCGGGATCATGAACAACTGGCAGAAGGAGAAGTTCAAGGAGCAGAACGAGCTGGATCTCGCCTACGGCGTGCCCGGCCTCGGCCGCTTCCGCGTGAACATCTTCCAGCAGCGCGGCACCGTGGGCGTCGTCCTGCGGGTGATCCCCTTCCGCATCCAGACCATCGAGCAGCTCGCCCTGCCCAAGGTGCTCGAGAAGATCTGCATGCACGAGCGCGGCCTGATCCTCGTGACCGGCACCACCGGCTCGGGCAAGTCGACGACCCTCGCGGCGATGATCGATCACATCAACGCGAACCGCACCTGCCACGTGATGACGATCGAGGATCCCATCGAGTTCCTCATCCGGGACAAGCGCTCGATCATCAACCAGCGCGAGGTGGGGGTGGACACCATCGCCTTCGGCCAGGCCCTGCGCTCCGCGCTGCGGCAGGATCCCGACGTGATCCTGGTCGGCGAGATGCGCGATCTCGAGACCATCGAGACCGCGCTGACCGCCGCCGAGACCGGCCACCTCGTGATGTCCACCCTCCACACCCTGGACGCCACCGAGACCATCAACCGGATCATCTCGGCCTTCCCGCCCTACCAGCAGAAGCAGGTGCGCCTGCAGCTCGGCGCGGTGCTGCGCGCCGTCGTCTCCCAGCGCCTGGTGCCCAAGTCGGACGGCCGCGGCCGCTTCCCGGCCGTCGAGGTCCTCCTGGTCACCCACTTCGTGCGCGAGCTGGTCGAGGACAAGGACCGCACCAAGGAGATCGCCGACGCCATCTCCAAGGGCCACCAGCAGTACGGCATGCAGACCTTCGATCAGTCGCTGATGTTCGCCCTGAAGAAGGGGCTGGTCAGCTTCGAGGAGGCCCTGCGCCAGGCGACCAACCCCGACGACTTCAAGCTGCGGGTCTCGGGCATCGCCAGCACCTCGGACTCCTCCTGGGACGACTTCGAGTCCGCGGCCACCGGTCAGGCGGCCGCCGTGCCGGGCACCGCCTCCTACGGTCAGGATCAGCAGCGGCAGCCCGCCGCGCCTGCGGCGCCCGCCCCGGGTGGCAGGGACGACTTCGAGATCGAAAGGTTCTAGGCCGCGTCACCAGATCCGATCGTGGATCGGGCGCTGGAGGAGGAGCTCCTCGCTGACCTCCTCGGCGGTCTGCAGGCGGTCCTTCGGATCCTTGCGCAGCAGCATGTGCGCCAGCCGCGCCAGGTCGTGGTCCACCCCCGGGTTGAGGCGGGAGAGGGGCGGCGGCTCGGTCTCGAGGAGCTGCCGCCAGAGCTCGAGGGGGGACTTGGCCACGAAGGGCGGCCGGCCGCCGAGGAGCTCGTAGAGGATGACGCCCAGGGAGTAGAGGTCGCTGCGGGCGTCGATCCCCTCCCCGCTGGCCTGCTCCGGGGACATGTAGCGGTAGGTGCCCACCACCCGGCCCGCGTCGGTGACCTCGTTGAGATCGGCGATGGTCTTGATCAGGCCGAAGTCCATCAGCCGGGCGTCGCCGTCCTCGTCCACCATGATGTTCGAGGGCTTCAGATCCCGGTGCACGCGGCCGCGGGAGTGGACGTAGGCCAGGGCGTCGCAGACCTGGGCCAGGAGCTCCCGGATCCGGGTCACCCGCACCGGGTTGTTCAGGCGGTCCAGGTGCGCGCTGGGGCCGGCGGGCAGGTCCATCGGGTCGAGCTCGCCGGCCAGATCGTCGTAGGGCTGATCCACCGACGGAGCCGGGCCGCTGGCGCCCACCGCCAGGTCGTCCGAGGAGGCGGCCTCGGTGCGGCCGAGGAGGAGGTCCGAGTCGGGCTCCTCCAGCCAGGCGTCCATGTCGAAGGCCTGCACCTGCTCGACCAGCGCCGAGCTGACGCTCTCCTCGTCCATGGTCTCCGCCTCGTCCAGCGCGACGGGAGGCCTCGGCGCGCGCAGCGGTCGGTCGATGCTCAGGGAGCCCTGGCTCACGGGGGTGTCGTGGGACTGCCAGGAGGCGGCGTCGTCGGCGACCCCGTCGAGGTGGCGCCGGATGTCGACCCCCTCGATCAGCTCCATCGCATAGAAGGGGAACTCGCCGGCCAGGCCGGCGTCGATCACTCTCACCACATGAGGATGATCGAACTCGACCAGGACCTCGAACTCTCGCTTGAAGCGAGAGAGCGCCCGCTTGTTGGTGTTGGTCGCGCCGGTGAGCAGCTTGATGGCGACCTCTTCGCCGTTGCGCTCGTCCTCGGCACGATACACCTCACCCAGTCCCCCGCGGCCGATGAGGCCGAGAACCCGGTAGTGACCAAGCCGTTCGGGCCGCATGACCCAAGAGGCTACGCCCCCCGGACCTCACCGATCAAGCAAACGACCCGAGGAGGAGCCACCCGCCCGCACATCGGGTAGGGTGTCAGACCCATGGCGGAGGGTGACTGGCCCCTGGAGGGCGACGGCCGGGAGGAGGCCCGGGGACGTCTCTGGCGGTGGCTGACCCTCCTGGCCGGGCTCGTGGCCTTCGCGCTCCTGGTCGCCGTCATCCAGATCTCCACCTATCAGGTCCGCTACGGGACCCAGGTCTTCGCCCAGCGGCGCTGGGTGGCCGGCCAGCGGGCGGCCCTCCGGATCGTGGTGCTGGACCTCTCCACCTCCACCTACGTCCGGGGTGTGGAGGTGAAGGCCGAGCTGGAGGCGCCCGGCGGGAAGGGCCGCCGCCCCCTGGGGGAGGGGGTGATCGGGATCAGCCGGACCCTGGAGCTGAACCCTCAGCTCCCCGACGAGACCCCGATCGGTGAGCACACCCTGATCCTGAACCTGGCCCTCCCGGGGGCCGCCCTCGAGACCGTCCGGATGCCGGTGGAGGTGATCCGGCCCGGCGAAGCCCGCCCGCCGGAGGAGCGCTGGCTGGCCCTGCGCCACGTCTGCGAGGAGGGGCGCTACCGCGAGGTCAGCGGCGCCTGGTCCCGGAGCCGGCGCTGCGAGACCCGGCCCCGCACCCGCCTCTACCCCGAGAGCGGCACCCTGGTGGGCAACCTGGAGAACCGGGTGCTGGTCTGGACCGAGGCCGCGAACGGGGCCCCCGAGCTGGCCTGGCGCCTGCGCGCGCCTCCGCCCGGGCCGGGGATGAAGGCGCCGCCCACCGACGTCGAGCCCCAGCCCATCGAGATCGACGCGATGGGGGTGGGAGAGATCCCGCTGCGGCCCGGCTTCCCCCGGCAGCGCCTCGAGCTCTTCGAGGGCGGGACGGCGAGCAACTACTGGCTGCGGGACGCGCCCACCCAGATCCTGATCCGGGCCGAGCGCTCCCTGCAGCGGGCCGACGAGACCTTCGTCGCCCAGATCGCCTCCATGCGCCGCGACGTCCCGCTCTTCCTCGACCTCTGGCTCGAGGGGCGCTGGATCGGCTCGGACAGCGTGGTCCTCGACGGCTCGGAGAGCCTCCGCTACGAGGTGGCCCTGCCCGTCGACGCGCAGGGGATCGCCCTGCTGCGGGTCTCGACCTCGCCCGACGGGAGCAGCGGCGCCGGGGACGAGCGGGCCGTCTTCATCGACTCGCGGGCCGAGACCGCCCAGGGGCTGCGCCGGCTGGTGGATCGGCTGGAGACCGTGCCGGCCGCCGAGCCCCAGGGGAGCGACGAGCTCGAGCTGCCCCGGGAGCCCTCCCTGCAGGAGCTGCTGGCGCTCGAGCCCCACCAGTTCGCCCGGGTGGACCGCCCGGGCCTGGACCGCGCCGCCGCGCTGCTCCTCTCCCGCCTGGAGGTGGAGACCGGACGGGCTCCCCTCCTGGGCGACGACACCGCCCGGAAGCGGGAGCAGCTCGCCGCCTGGCAGGCCTCGCTCCGGCGCCCCCTGATCGCGGCCCTGGTCGCGGTGCTGGCGCTGGTGCTGGTCGTGGTCACGATCTCGGTGGTGCGCGCCCGCCGCCGGATGCGCGAGCGCCTCGAGGCCCTCGAGCTCGAGCTCACCCCGGAGGAGGGCGAGGAGCTGCCGCTCACGGCGCTCGGCTCGGGGGGCCTGCGCCTCTCGGCGGTGCTCCTCGGGCTGCTCCTCCTCGCCGCGGTGGTGGGCCTCGTCATCCTGCTCGAGACCCTGCGCTGGGACATCGGCCAGTAGCTACAGGTTGGCGGTGCGGGCGGGGTTCTCGCGGGGGGCCAGCAGGTTGAAGCCCTCGACCGGCGACGTCCGATAGCGGGGGGAGCACCGCTCCCCCCGGACCCCCCAGGGCGAGCCAGGGGTCCACGGGACCGCAACGCTCCGCCGGCTATGCGCCGCCTGCGCG contains the following coding sequences:
- a CDS encoding type IV pilus twitching motility protein PilT → MELNDILSVALRGGASDIHLKAGLPPMFRVDGSLVPLKDARRLPPEDVSRMAFGIMNNWQKEKFKEQNELDLAYGVPGLGRFRVNIFQQRGTVGVVLRVIPFRIQTIEQLALPKVLEKICMHERGLILVTGTTGSGKSTTLAAMIDHINANRTCHVMTIEDPIEFLIRDKRSIINQREVGVDTIAFGQALRSALRQDPDVILVGEMRDLETIETALTAAETGHLVMSTLHTLDATETINRIISAFPPYQQKQVRLQLGAVLRAVVSQRLVPKSDGRGRFPAVEVLLVTHFVRELVEDKDRTKEIADAISKGHQQYGMQTFDQSLMFALKKGLVSFEEALRQATNPDDFKLRVSGIASTSDSSWDDFESAATGQAAAVPGTASYGQDQQRQPAAPAAPAPGGRDDFEIERF
- a CDS encoding serine/threonine-protein kinase, whose protein sequence is MRPERLGHYRVLGLIGRGGLGEVYRAEDERNGEEVAIKLLTGATNTNKRALSRFKREFEVLVEFDHPHVVRVIDAGLAGEFPFYAMELIEGVDIRRHLDGVADDAASWQSHDTPVSQGSLSIDRPLRAPRPPVALDEAETMDEESVSSALVEQVQAFDMDAWLEEPDSDLLLGRTEAASSDDLAVGASGPAPSVDQPYDDLAGELDPMDLPAGPSAHLDRLNNPVRVTRIRELLAQVCDALAYVHSRGRVHRDLKPSNIMVDEDGDARLMDFGLIKTIADLNEVTDAGRVVGTYRYMSPEQASGEGIDARSDLYSLGVILYELLGGRPPFVAKSPLELWRQLLETEPPPLSRLNPGVDHDLARLAHMLLRKDPKDRLQTAEEVSEELLLQRPIHDRIW